A single region of the Nicotiana sylvestris chromosome 6, ASM39365v2, whole genome shotgun sequence genome encodes:
- the LOC138870402 gene encoding serine/threonine-protein phosphatase 7 long form homolog has protein sequence MIFELGWMQLDWSLITALAERWRPETHTFHLPTGEAAIMLEDVQVLYGLRVDGRAVALPQYIRSMMRAQFLDMMMHFTGYRPQGDTGGSRVALSAIRDHMAFLHPDITGETEDLHIERYTRLALLLLFGCILFPNTSGSKVSMRFLHHLQELDGLPQYSWGAVVLAYLYKSMCRASMGPAVDICGFLPRLQRIMPLQPPLPALAPGEAYPLLLLASRWILLRGNCYWASSLLPVGTGGAAAY, from the exons ATGATTTTTGAGCTTGGATGGATGcagcttgattggtctctcatcacggccttggcagagcggtggcgaccggagacacacacttttcacttgcccactggagaggccGCCATCATGctggaggatgttcaggttttgtacgGGTTGCGCGTAGATGGACGGGCCGTAGCACTGCCCCAATACATTAGATCCATGATGCGTGCACAATTTTTGGATATGATGATGCATTTTACTGGTTATAGACCTCAGGGTGACACTGGGGGTAGTCGCGTTGCTTTGTCAGCCATCAGAGATCATATGGCGTTTTTGCACCCAGACATTACCGGCGAGACGGAGGATCTCCATATTGAGAGGTACACGCGGTTGGCGCTGCTCCTACTTTTCGGGTGtatcttgttcccgaacacttcggggagtaaagtgagtatgcgctttcTCCATCATCTTCAGGAGTTGGATGGTTTACCCCAGTACAGTTGGGGTGCTGTTGTTCTCGCATACCTGTATAAGAGCATGTGTCGGGCGAGCATGGGTCCAGcggtggacatatgtggttttctgccccgcctacag cggatcatgccgttgcagccacctctaccagcACTTGCGCCTGGTGAGGCTTATCCGTTGCTCCTTCTAGCTTCTAGGTGGATTCTCCTGCGTGggaact